The Hymenobacter baengnokdamensis genome includes a region encoding these proteins:
- a CDS encoding Gfo/Idh/MocA family protein — MRTFNWAILGLGNIAHKFAQDLALVPQARLHAVASRSPTKAQEFAATYGVPHAVGSYEALLAVPDLDVVYIATPHSEHHAHALLCLRAGLPVLCEKAFARSAGEAREMIEAAQERGVFLMEAFWTRFFPAIGQALELVRAGAIGEVKHLVADFGFASEYNPTGRLFNPALAGGSLLDIGVYPLFISQLFLGAPVAVRAVSTFTATGVDLNCAMALAYASGATASLVSTLAATTDNRCVLYGTAGQLHLTGRFHAPSGLRMQVFGQEAQVIPSPTTGYGYHYEAAHVQQCLAQGLLESPLLPLAFSLQLMELADEVRRQIGLRYPGE, encoded by the coding sequence ATGCGCACCTTCAATTGGGCCATTCTGGGCCTGGGAAACATCGCCCATAAGTTTGCCCAGGATTTGGCGCTGGTGCCCCAGGCCCGCCTGCATGCCGTGGCCTCCCGCAGCCCGACCAAGGCGCAGGAGTTTGCCGCCACCTACGGCGTGCCGCACGCCGTGGGCAGCTACGAAGCGCTGCTGGCCGTGCCCGACCTCGACGTGGTCTACATTGCCACTCCTCACTCGGAGCACCACGCCCACGCCCTGCTGTGCCTGCGCGCCGGCTTGCCCGTGCTCTGCGAAAAAGCATTTGCCCGCAGTGCCGGCGAGGCGCGGGAAATGATAGAGGCCGCGCAGGAGCGCGGGGTTTTCCTGATGGAAGCGTTCTGGACGCGCTTCTTTCCGGCTATCGGCCAGGCTCTGGAGCTGGTGCGGGCCGGGGCCATCGGGGAAGTAAAGCATTTGGTTGCCGATTTTGGCTTTGCCAGCGAGTATAATCCCACCGGCCGGCTGTTTAACCCGGCATTGGCCGGGGGCTCCTTGCTGGATATCGGCGTCTATCCGCTTTTTATCAGCCAGCTTTTTTTAGGCGCGCCCGTAGCCGTGCGGGCGGTATCGACCTTCACGGCTACGGGAGTCGACCTCAATTGCGCGATGGCCCTGGCTTATGCCAGCGGGGCCACGGCCAGCCTGGTTTCTACGCTGGCCGCTACAACCGATAACCGCTGCGTGCTGTATGGCACGGCCGGCCAGCTGCACCTTACCGGCCGGTTTCATGCGCCCAGCGGCCTGCGCATGCAGGTGTTTGGCCAGGAGGCGCAGGTAATTCCTTCCCCAACAACGGGGTATGGCTACCACTACGAAGCCGCCCACGTGCAGCAGTGCCTGGCGCAGGGCTTACTGGAAAGTCCGCTGTTGCCTTTGGCTTTCAGCCTGCAGCTGATGGAGCTGGCCGATGAGGTGCGCCGGCAAATCGGCTTGCGCTACCCAGGCGAATAA
- a CDS encoding LacI family DNA-binding transcriptional regulator has translation MSKTAVRLKDIAAKANVSVGTVDRVLHNRGRVSEEVRQKVLLMMKELEYEPNMIARTLGSNRSYRLAVLQPDHLLDPYWQAPWDGIEKAGRELKQYGINVIIYPYSLTEVSSFIEQAEAATASQPDGILIAPLFYRESLTFFARWQAQSIPYVLFNTYIAELESLSYVGQDSYQSGFLAGKLVQFGQAQPGTFLIVHIAEDVANSVHVTQKERGFRDYFAQLAATATEAKSPYTIISIDLPQPTEPSFARQLNRLLDDEAIQLKGIFVSTSKAYEIAPYLQAYQRENIRLVGYDLLEKNIHFLNENIIDFLINQNPREQGYWGIFTLADLLVFKKEVLPLKYLPLDIITKENLQYYITAPAA, from the coding sequence ATGAGTAAAACTGCGGTGCGCCTCAAGGATATAGCAGCCAAAGCAAACGTTTCGGTCGGAACCGTAGACCGGGTTTTGCACAATCGGGGCCGGGTTTCGGAGGAAGTGCGGCAGAAGGTACTGCTGATGATGAAAGAGCTGGAGTACGAGCCCAATATGATAGCGCGTACGCTGGGCTCCAACCGCAGCTATCGGCTGGCGGTGCTGCAGCCCGACCACCTGCTCGACCCTTACTGGCAAGCTCCCTGGGATGGTATTGAGAAAGCCGGCAGGGAGCTCAAACAGTATGGTATAAACGTTATTATATACCCGTATAGCCTTACGGAGGTTTCGTCTTTTATAGAGCAGGCTGAAGCCGCGACAGCCTCACAGCCCGACGGTATTTTGATTGCGCCGCTGTTTTACCGTGAGTCGCTGACCTTCTTTGCGCGGTGGCAGGCGCAAAGCATTCCTTACGTACTGTTTAATACCTACATTGCTGAGCTGGAATCGCTCAGCTACGTTGGGCAGGATTCTTACCAAAGCGGCTTTCTGGCGGGCAAGCTGGTGCAGTTTGGGCAGGCGCAGCCCGGCACTTTTTTGATAGTGCATATTGCGGAAGACGTAGCCAACTCCGTGCACGTAACCCAAAAGGAGCGGGGCTTTCGCGATTACTTTGCGCAGCTTGCCGCTACTGCAACCGAGGCCAAAAGCCCGTACACCATCATCAGCATCGACCTGCCGCAGCCGACCGAGCCCTCTTTTGCCCGGCAGCTCAACCGCTTGCTCGATGATGAGGCAATTCAGCTGAAAGGGATTTTTGTGAGTACTTCAAAAGCTTATGAGATAGCTCCTTATCTGCAAGCCTACCAGCGTGAGAATATCCGACTGGTGGGGTACGACCTGCTCGAAAAGAATATTCATTTTCTGAATGAGAATATCATCGACTTTTTAATAAACCAAAACCCCCGGGAGCAAGGCTACTGGGGTATTTTCACGTTGGCCGATTTGCTGGTTTTTAAGAAAGAGGTGTTGCCGCTCAAGTACCTGCCACTCGATATTATCACGAAAGAAAACCTGCAATACTACATCACTGCTCCCGCTGCGTAG
- the nagB gene encoding glucosamine-6-phosphate deaminase, with product MEVLNYPETTFEKLPVVIFEHAAQGAIRIAQEIAGIIRHKQQKGKKAVLGLATGSSPIGVYQELIRLHQQEGLSFANVVTFNLDEYYPMQPDELQSYVYFMHEQLFDHVDILPENIHIPDGTLAIEQVKEYCQAYEQQIKDCGGLDLQLLGIGRTGHIGFNEPGSASTSVTRLVKLDPLTITDAAKDFIKEEFVPLRALTMGVGTIMKARRIILMAWGESKARILQQTVEGRISDEVPASFLQNHPNVSVVVDQWAALELTRIKTPWLVGMCSWDDNLIRRAVIWLSLKMQKPILKLTDEDYKDGSLSDLLVEAGNAYNLNIKVFNAIQHTITGWPGGKPNSNDAQRPERAVPASKRSLVFSPHPDDDVISMGGTLLRLVDQGHEVHVAYQTSGNLAVFDDDARRFADFALDFAEKQQLGVAQMRQEHAAVVEFLKHKKLGEEDSLLVQDIKALIRKGEAMAACRFCGVQEQHIHFMNMPFYETGQVKKKPLGEADIEETIAILQQIRPHQIFAAGDLRDPHGTHRICLDAIFAALARLKGQEEWVEDCYLWLYRGAWQEWDVQEIEMAVPISPEELLRKRKAIFKHQSQKDSAVFPGNDKREFWQRSEDRNHATAKLYDKLGLAEYEAIEAFVRYRF from the coding sequence ATGGAAGTTCTTAACTATCCCGAGACTACGTTTGAGAAGCTTCCGGTAGTCATTTTCGAGCACGCGGCGCAGGGAGCTATCCGTATTGCCCAGGAGATTGCGGGCATTATCCGTCACAAGCAGCAGAAAGGCAAAAAAGCCGTGCTGGGCCTGGCCACCGGCTCGTCGCCCATTGGGGTGTACCAGGAGCTGATTCGCCTGCACCAGCAGGAAGGCCTCAGCTTTGCGAACGTCGTCACGTTTAACCTCGACGAGTACTATCCCATGCAGCCCGACGAGCTGCAGAGCTACGTCTATTTCATGCACGAGCAGCTGTTCGACCATGTCGACATTTTGCCCGAAAACATTCACATTCCCGATGGCACGCTGGCCATAGAGCAGGTAAAAGAATACTGCCAGGCGTACGAGCAGCAGATTAAGGACTGCGGAGGGCTGGATTTGCAGCTGCTTGGCATAGGCCGCACCGGGCACATTGGCTTCAACGAGCCGGGCTCGGCCAGTACCTCGGTTACGCGCCTGGTAAAGCTCGACCCGCTGACGATTACGGACGCGGCAAAAGACTTTATTAAGGAAGAGTTTGTGCCGCTCCGGGCCCTGACCATGGGCGTGGGCACTATCATGAAGGCCCGCCGGATTATCCTCATGGCGTGGGGTGAAAGCAAGGCCCGCATTTTGCAGCAAACTGTGGAGGGACGGATTTCGGATGAGGTGCCCGCTTCCTTTTTGCAAAACCATCCGAATGTGAGCGTGGTAGTAGACCAGTGGGCGGCCCTGGAGCTGACTCGCATTAAAACGCCGTGGCTGGTGGGCATGTGCTCGTGGGACGACAACCTGATTCGGCGGGCCGTCATCTGGCTGAGCTTAAAAATGCAGAAGCCCATTCTGAAGCTTACCGATGAAGACTACAAAGACGGTAGCCTGAGCGACTTGCTGGTGGAGGCCGGCAATGCGTATAATCTTAACATAAAGGTATTTAACGCCATTCAGCATACAATTACGGGTTGGCCGGGCGGCAAGCCCAACTCAAACGATGCGCAGCGCCCCGAGCGGGCAGTGCCCGCGAGTAAGCGCTCGCTCGTTTTCAGCCCGCACCCCGACGACGACGTGATTTCCATGGGCGGTACGCTGCTGCGCCTGGTAGACCAGGGGCACGAGGTGCACGTGGCTTACCAGACCTCGGGCAACCTAGCGGTATTTGACGACGACGCGCGGCGCTTTGCCGACTTCGCCCTTGACTTTGCCGAAAAGCAGCAGCTAGGCGTAGCGCAAATGCGCCAGGAACACGCAGCGGTAGTGGAGTTTCTGAAGCACAAAAAGCTCGGCGAAGAAGACAGCCTGCTGGTACAGGATATTAAGGCGCTTATTCGTAAAGGCGAGGCTATGGCGGCCTGCCGCTTTTGCGGAGTGCAGGAGCAGCATATCCATTTTATGAATATGCCCTTTTACGAAACCGGCCAGGTAAAAAAGAAGCCGCTTGGCGAAGCCGATATCGAGGAAACCATTGCTATTCTACAGCAAATCAGGCCGCACCAGATTTTTGCGGCCGGCGACCTGCGCGACCCGCACGGTACGCACCGCATTTGCCTGGATGCTATTTTTGCGGCACTTGCTCGCCTCAAAGGTCAGGAAGAATGGGTGGAGGACTGCTACCTGTGGCTGTACCGAGGCGCCTGGCAGGAGTGGGACGTGCAGGAGATTGAGATGGCAGTGCCCATCAGCCCCGAAGAGCTGCTGCGGAAGCGAAAAGCTATTTTCAAGCATCAGTCGCAGAAAGACAGCGCCGTATTTCCGGGCAACGACAAGCGCGAGTTCTGGCAGCGCTCCGAAGACCGCAACCACGCAACAGCAAAGCTTTACGATAAGCTAGGACTAGCTGAATACGAGGCTATTGAAGCCTTTGTGAGGTATCGCTTTTAA
- a CDS encoding sugar MFS transporter, whose amino-acid sequence MVIIGALFFIFGFITWLNGTLIPFLKIACELTYSQALLVTFAFYIAYVFFALPASLLLKRTGFKNGMALGLVVMAVGTAVFVPAAQARSFSLFLAGLFVQGAGLALLQTASNPYASILGPLESAARRISIMGICSKIAGALSPVIIGAVVLKGSAQLESQLAGPLAAAQKQALLQQLAHRVIGPYLLMTGGLLVLAVLIKLSGLPEIGSTPPAASALPHQSAKSIWQFPHLWLGVLALFCYVGVEVIAGDTIIQYGRSQGISLDIARNFTSCTLVAMLVGYLIGVATIPRRLSQQAALRICAVVGICFTIGALFTQGYISVFCIAMLGLANSLMWPAIFPLSIRGLGSLTEQGSALLIMGIGGGAVLPYLYGKTSEVLGLQHAYLILLPCYLYILFFALKGHASQGKARITYAIPTI is encoded by the coding sequence TTGGTTATTATTGGTGCGCTGTTTTTCATTTTCGGGTTTATCACCTGGCTCAACGGAACGCTGATTCCCTTTTTAAAGATAGCTTGTGAGCTAACGTATTCGCAGGCGCTACTGGTGACGTTTGCCTTTTACATTGCCTACGTTTTCTTTGCGCTTCCTGCTTCGCTGCTGCTGAAAAGAACCGGGTTTAAAAATGGCATGGCCCTGGGCCTGGTCGTTATGGCGGTGGGAACGGCCGTATTTGTGCCCGCGGCGCAGGCCCGCTCCTTTAGCCTGTTTCTGGCCGGGTTGTTTGTACAAGGCGCGGGCCTGGCCCTGCTGCAAACGGCCTCCAACCCCTACGCCAGTATTCTGGGGCCGCTGGAGAGTGCGGCCCGTCGTATCAGCATCATGGGTATCTGCAGCAAAATAGCGGGTGCCCTGAGTCCGGTTATTATTGGCGCGGTAGTGCTGAAAGGCTCGGCCCAGCTGGAAAGCCAGCTGGCCGGCCCCCTGGCGGCAGCTCAAAAACAAGCTCTGTTGCAACAGCTGGCGCACCGGGTTATCGGGCCCTACCTGCTGATGACGGGCGGACTGCTCGTTTTGGCCGTGCTTATCAAGCTGTCGGGCCTGCCCGAAATAGGGTCTACCCCGCCGGCTGCAAGTGCCCTGCCACACCAGTCGGCTAAAAGCATCTGGCAATTTCCACATTTATGGCTGGGGGTGCTAGCCCTGTTTTGCTACGTGGGGGTCGAGGTCATTGCCGGCGACACCATCATTCAGTATGGCCGGTCGCAGGGAATCAGCCTCGATATTGCCCGCAACTTCACGTCTTGTACGCTGGTGGCCATGCTGGTAGGGTACCTTATCGGGGTAGCTACCATTCCCAGGCGGCTAAGCCAGCAAGCGGCGCTTCGCATCTGCGCGGTGGTAGGCATCTGCTTCACCATCGGCGCATTATTCACCCAGGGGTATATATCTGTTTTTTGCATTGCCATGCTGGGGCTCGCCAACTCGCTGATGTGGCCGGCCATCTTCCCACTCAGTATCCGTGGGCTGGGCAGCCTTACGGAGCAGGGCTCGGCCTTGCTGATAATGGGCATTGGAGGTGGCGCGGTACTGCCCTACCTGTATGGCAAAACCAGCGAAGTGCTGGGCCTGCAGCATGCCTATTTAATACTGCTTCCGTGCTACCTCTACATCCTGTTTTTTGCGCTGAAAGGCCATGCCAGCCAGGGTAAGGCCAGGATAACGTATGCTATTCCAACCATTTAG